The genomic window TGAAGAGCGAGCAGGCCGCGGTCTTCGGCTTCCCCAACCCGATGCTGGGCCTCGTCTCGTACGCCGTCGTCGTCGCCGTCGGCGCGGGCCTGCTGGCGGGCGCACGCTACGGCCGTCTGTTCTGGCTCGGCCTCAACGCGGGCGCCCTCTTCGGCGTCGGCTTCTGCACCTGGCTCCAGTTCCAGTCGCTGTACCGCATCAACGCCCTGTGCCTGTGGTGCTCGCTGGCGTGGGTCGCCACGGTCTTCCTCTTCTGCCACGTCACGCGGCACACCGTCGAGCACCGGTTCCTCCCGGCGCCGGAAGGGCTGCGCCGCGGCCTGCGTGAGTTCGGCTGGGTGGCGCCGGTGGTGTGGACGGGGGCGATCGGGATGCTGGTGCTGACGCGCTGGTGGGATTTCTGGACGAGCTGAGCCGGTGTCAGACCCGGCGGGGGGAGGGCACCACCCCGGGCCACCGCCCTGGAGCGATGGCCCGGGGTCCTCGTGCGCTCACGTCCAGGCGGCGGCGGAGAACAGCCCGCCCAGGCCGAAGGCCCCCGAGTCGGTGTAGTCGGACGACGCCTCGTTGCGCCGGTGGCGGCCCGAGTACTCCCTGGAAGCGCTGGAGTAGTCCATCGACGTCACCTGGTTGGTCGTCTTCACGAGATGGCCCTCGGCGGCGAGGATCTGCACGCGCTGGAGCACCGTCCCCAGTTCGAGGCCCAGTTCGTTCGCGACGACCTGCAGATCCAGACCGGAGTGCCAGCTCCACACCAGCACCGAGTCCATCGACGGCGACCAGACGGGCACGGTGGTCTGCGCGGGCTCGGTCCACGTCTGCTCCTCGGCGCCCGCGGTCGGCCAGCTGCTGACCACCTGGGGCTGCTGTGCCGGGTGCGGGGCGGACGCGGCCGCGGTCTGGGCGGTCTCCGCTCGGGGGTAGGACGCGTGGGGCTCCGTGACCGGCTGCCCCGCACCGCCGTGCGCGGCGCCGTGCGCGGTCTCGCTGCCCGGCTCGCCGGACTGCTCGGAGGCGCGCGTCAGGAGGTTGGCCGCCACTGTCCGGGCGCCTTCGCGACCGACGGTCCTGCGAGCGATCCTGACCTCGCGCTCCTGGAGGCCCATCATGCCGGCGACGGTGCCATCGTCCCCCACGACCACGGCGAAGGCGGCAAGCATGCGCGAACGATCGGCCTGCGCCTCGTCCAACGCGCTCTGCGCCAGGCGCACCCGGTCATCGCTGGCACAGAAGGCCTTCGCCAGCACAGTATTTCTTTCCCACAACTCACGCGGTTCCACATACGCACAAACGCCCCTTGTACCCAGGGGACTCGCGATCGCACCAGAATTCACACGATGAGCTCCAATGGCTCAAGTTTTTCCGATTCCCGATCGCGGCAACGCCAAAGCCTTCTGTCATTCGAAGTGTGATGCATTCAATTGCATGTACCGTTCGTCCTACGAAACCACTTGAGTTTCATGGGACGATGTTCCCGTCGTCGGATCACCGGGGCCGCGGGACGCGTCCTACGGCATCCGGATCCGCCTTCGGCACGCCGGACGGCGCCACCGGATCCCGTTCGAGCCGCAGCATCCGCAGTGTCCGCTGGGTCTCCTCCTCGAACGCCCAGCTGGAGGCGAGTCTGTCCCACTCCAGGTCGCGGCTGCCCGGCAGCATGGCCCCGCGCGCCCGCCACTCGGCGATCAGCTGCACGTACAGCGGTGTCTGCGCCGCCTGGCCCTGGCCGTAGGGGCGCGGCGGGGTACTCGAAGAATTCATCACCGGCAAAACGATTTCCCCTGGCGCCGGACACGCCCGGAGCGGCGCGTTCCTTCGCGCGTCACCCGTATGGCTCGAACTCCGGGTGCAGTTCACGGCACTTATGCGGTAGGTGTGGTGGTCGATTTGGACCGCACCGCGGCGCACCGCGGCCGGTCGCTGAGAAGGGGTGCAGCAATATGTATGTCGATGAATTGGTCAAGACGCATCCGCGCCGGGCGGACGGCCTGTGCGGTGGTACCGCGCAGTGGAGCGAGCCGGTTGCCATTTCGCACTGCCAGACCATCGAGCGCACGCTGGTCATCGCTCTGCGGGGGGTGATCGACGAAACGAGCGTCTATCCCGTCCGGCTGATGCTTGCCGTCGCCGTGAAATCCGGTTACGTCGGCCTGGTCGTGGATTGTGCAGAAGTGACGGACTGCGGAAAAGAGCTTCTCGATCTTCTTCTTTCCTGGAAGCGCAACGGCAGAAATCTTGTCCTTGTTTCCCCTTCGTCTTCCGTTCGCCGGCAGATTGCCGCGGAGATCGCCATGCACCTATTCCTTTGCGCGCTCTCGGTCCGGCACGCGATGGATCTGGTGGAGAGGTGAGGTCCGGTTCCGGCGTATCCGCCAACTGGCAGGCTATGGTGCTGCCATGCGCGGAATTCTGCTGGCCGGCGGAACCGGATCGCGGCTGTGGCCGCTGACCCGTTCGGTGTCCAAGCAACTGCTGCCGGTCTTCGACAAACCAATGGTCTACTACCCGCTTTCCACACTGGTGATGGCCGGGGCAAGAGAGATCCTGATCATCACCACCCCCGAGGATCAAAACCAGTTCCGCCGGCTGCTCGGTGACGGAGGACAACTGGGCCTTCGGCTGGAATACGTGGCACAGGAGCGGCCGGAAGGCATTGCCCAGGCATTCCTGCTGGGCGCCGACTTCATCGGGGGCGAATCGGTCGCCCTGATCCTGGGCGACAACATCTTCCACGGCAGCGGCCTCGGCACCCGGCTCGCCCACCACGGCGACATGAAGGGCGGCAGGGTCTTCGCGTACCAGGTCGCGAACCCCTCGGCCTACGGAGTGGTGGAGTTCGACGAGCTGGGCCGGGCGCTGTCCATCGAGGAGAAGCCGGCCCGGCCGAGGTCCCGGTACGCCGTGCCCGGGCTGTACTTCTACGACGATCAGGTCGTGGACATCGCCCGGCGGCTGCGGCCCAGCGCCCGCGGCGAATTGGAGATCACCGATCTCAACCGTGTCTATCTGGAGTCCGGTGACCTCCATGTCACCCGGCTCGACCGGGGCACGGCGTGGCTGGACACCGGCACGTTCGCCTCCATGGTGCAGGCGTCGGAGTTCGTCCGCGTCATCGAGGAGCGCCAGGGCTTCAAGATCGGGTGCGTCGAGGAAGCGGTCTGGCGGGCCGGCCTGATCGACGACGACCGGCTGCGCGAACTGGCCCAGCCCCTGCTCAAGAGCGGCTACGGCCACTATCTGCTGAGCCTGCCCGACGACTCCCGGTACGCCGTCATGCCCCAGAGGGGCAGCGGAGCACGCCGGGAAGAACTGCAGCGGACGGGATCCGGCGCATGAGGCCGCTGGGTATCGAAGGCGCCTGGGTCAGCGAACCCCCCGTGTTCGCCGACGACAGGGGCCGCTTCCACGAGTGGTTCAGGAGCGAGGCGTTCCGCGATGCCACGGGCCACGGCCTCCGTCTCGAACAGGCCAACTGCTCCCGCTCCGTGAGGGGAGCGCTGCGCGGCATCCACTTCGCTTCGGTCCCGCCCGGCCAGGCCAAGTACGTCACCTGCGTCGGCGGCGCCGTCCTGGACGTGATCGTCGACATCCGCACCGGCTCTCCTACCTTCGGCAGCTGGGAGGCGGTGCGGCTCGACGACCGGACGCACCGGAGCGTCTACCTCTCGGAAGGACTTGGCCACGCCTTCATGGCGCTGGACGACCACAGCACCGTGGTCTATCTCTGCTCGTCGGGATATGCGCCGCAGCGCGAATTCGGGATCGATCCGCTCGATCCGGCGCTGGCGATCTCCTGGCCGGAGGGTCTCGTGCCCGAACTCTCCGAGAAGGACGCAGCGGCACCCACACTGGAAGAGGCCGAGAGCCTGGGCCTGCTGCCGTCCTACCAGGATTGCCGTGCGTATCGCCGCAGTCTGCGAAGCGGCGCCTTGATCGCGCAATCGGGTGCCATTGACGTGAATGGAAATGCGGACGCAAACGAGACTTCACGGCCGCTCGGGTGATCTCCGGGTGCGACACGGCACATCTCGTAATCATTCAATTGCCGAGAGTGAAGACTGCTGATGTCCGTGGCCGCTGGGCAACGCGACGCGCATGCGAATCACGCGCACATACCGGGTGCGCACGCTTGCGGTGTGGTCACTCCAAGTTCCGTGAGGAAGGTTCTCTGGTGAGCCGTAAAACGATCCGAACTTCCCGCATGAAAACCGCAACGCTGGTTTCTGCGGGAGCACTTGCCGCGGTGCTCAACGTGGTACCGGCCACGGCGGCCATCGCCGACGCGGTCCACAGGGCCGGCCCCACCTACAGCGAGGGCGTGCCGGGCCCGAACGGCGCCCTGAGCGCCGACGGTGACCGCGACAAGGACCGCGACCGTGGTCCTCAGGGCAGGCCGGGCGCCCAGGGCCCGCAGGGTGTGCCGGGAGCCACCGGCCCGCAGGGTGTCCCGGGTGTCGACGGCATCGACGGCGCCCAGGGCCCGCAGGGTGTCCCGGGTGACCCCGGTGGCCCGCAGGGTCCGCAGGGTCCGCAGGGTGTGCCGGGCACTGACGGCGCCGATGGTGCGCAGGGTCCGCAGGGTGCCCAGGGCGCCGACGGTGCCGATGGCGTCGACGGTGCCCAGGGTGCGCAGGGCGCACAGGGTACCCAGGGGCCGGCCGGTGCCGATGGCACCGACGGTGCTCAGGGCGCTCAGGGCGCTCAGGGCACGCAGGGCGCGACGGGCCCGCAGGGTGTGCAGGGCGAGAGCGGGCTCGACACCTCTGTGGAGTTCACGACGGTGCCAGTCGGCCTCCTGGACACCTCGGTAACCGCGACCGTCGAGTGCGAGGGCAACGACGTCGCCATCGGCGGTGGGTTCAGCTCCGACTTCACCCCCCTCGGCGTCGCCGTCAACGTCCAGGAGAACGCTCCGGTGTTCACCGGCGATGGGCCGGCCACGGGGTGGCAGGCCACCGCCTCCTTCGCGGCGGGTGTCCAGGGCAACTTCACCGCTTACGCGATCTGCCACGACGAGCCGTAAACGTGTGAGCGGCGGTGCGGTACCGGCCGCCGGCTTCATGCGGGCAACGATTGACGGTGTCCCGGGGCTTCGGCTTCGGGGCACCGTCGGCGTTTTCCCGTGACATCGGGAAACGGCAGAAGACGACAGAGAATTCGGAGAACCATGCGCATCCTTGTGACCGGCGGCGCCGGCTTCATCGGTTCGGAGTACGTCCGCCGGCGGCTGCACGCGGACCCGGCGGCACGGATCACGGTCCTCGACACACTCACCTATTCGGGTGTCGAGGCCAATCTCGCCCCCGTGGCCGGACACCCTGGCTACACCTTCGTCCGGGGCGACATCTGCGACCCGGACGCGGTCGGGCAGGTGATGGCGGGCCATGACGCGGTGGTGCACTTCGCGGCCGAGTCGCACGTGGACCGCTCCATCGAGGGGGCCGGACCCTTCGTCCGCACCAATGTGCTCGGCACCCAGGTGCTGCTGGACGCCGCGGTGCGCCACGGCGTCGGCCGTTTCCTCCATGTCTCCACCGACGAGGTGTACGGGTCGATCAGCGAGGGCTCGTGGACCGAGGAGTGGCCACTGGCGCCGAACTCCCCGTACGCGGCCTCGAAGGCCGGCGCCGACCTGCTGGCGCTCGCGTACCACCGCACCCACGGCCTGGACGTCGTGGTCACCCGCTGCACCAACAACTACGGGCCGTACCAGTTCCCGGAGAAGGTCGTCCCGCTGTTCATCACCAACCTGATCGACGGCAGGACGGTGCCCCTCTACGGGGACGGCCGCAACATCCGCGACTGGCTGCATGTGTCCGACCACTGCCGGGCCATCGACCTCGTCCTGAACGGCGGCAGGGCGGGGGAGGTCTACAACGTCGGCGGCGGGACCGAGGTGAGCAACCACAAGCTCACCGGTCTGCTGCTGGACGCCGTCGGCGCGGGCTGGGACCGGGTCGCCTACGTCGCCGACCGCAAGGGCCACGACCTGCGCTACTCACTCGACGACAGCAAGATCCGCGAGCATCTCGGCTACGCCCCGCAGGTGTCCTTCACCGACGGGCTGGCGGCCACCGTCGCCTGGTACCGCGAGCAGCGCTCCTGGTGGGAGCCGCTCAGGGCGCGGGCGGCGCTGTGATGGGCACACGCTGGCTGGTGACCGGCGCGGGCGGGATGCTCGGCCGGGACGTCCTGGCCGAGCTCGGCGCGGGCCCGGACGACACGGTGACGGGGCTGGGCCGGGACGGGCTCGACATCACCGACCCCCCGGCCGTGCACGCGGCCGTCGCGGGCCACCACCTGGTCGTCAACTGCGCCGCCTGGACGGACGTCGACGGCGCCGAGCGGGCCGAGACGGCGGCCACCGCCGTGAACGGCACCGGTGTACGCAACCTCGCGCGCGCCTGCGCCGGCAGCGGGGCCCTCCTGCTGCATGTCTCCACCGACTACGTGCTGCCCGGCGACGCCCGGCAGCCGTACGCAGAGTCCGCGCCGACCGGCCCCGTCAACGCGTACGGACGGGGCAAGCTGGAGGGCGAGCGTGCCGTGGCCGAGCTGCTGCCCCGCACCGGCTACACCGTGCGCACCGCCTGGCTCTACGGCGCGCACGGCCGGAACTTCGTGACGACCATGCTCGATCTGGCGACGCGGCGCGAGACCCTGGACGTGGTCGCCGACCAGCACGGCCAGCCCACCTGGTCCCGCGCGCTCGCCCGGCAGCTGGCCGCTCTCGGCCGCGCCGCACTGGCCGGCCGGGCGCCGGCGGGCGTCTACCACGGCACCGCGGCGGGCCGGACCACCTGGTACGGCCTGGCACGGGAGACCTTCCGGCTGTGCGGTCTCGATCCCGAGCGGATCCGCCCGGTCGGCACGGGGAAGTTCCCGCGCCCCGCCGCCCGCCCGGAGTTCGGCGTCCTCGCGCACGGCGGCTGGACGGGGACCGGGGTCGCTCCCCTGCCGGGGTGGGAGGAGCAGCTGACCGAGGCCCTGGACTCGCCGGAGTTCGAGGCCCGGGCCGCCGCCGCGCGGGCGGCCCGCTGACAGCCCGGCCCCGGCCCCGGACGCGCGAGGCGCCCGGCGGGAGCTCTCGCCCCGCCGGGCGCCTCGCGTATCGGACGATCCAGGAAGATGCGACCTAGACCTTCAGCGCGCCGCCGCACCGTGCGGCGCCCTCCTTCATGGCGATGAGGTTCGCCACCACGTAGGAGATGTTGTTCTTGGAGTGCCAGTCGGTCGGGAAGTAGGTGACCAGCCGGGAGTTCTGGAACCTGGCCTCGATCTCGGGCACGAACGTGCGGTACTGGTTGTCCGTGTAGTACCAGAACGAGTTCTCGTTGTAGAAGGCGACGTGCGTCGGGTCCTGGTACGCGCCGCGGCCGTCGGCGCTGGGGGTCATCGTGAGGAGCATGCCGCCGGGTGCCAGCAGCCGGTACAGCTCGTTGATGAGCGGCACCTTCGAGGGCACGTGCTCCAGGAAGTCGACCGCCCGCATCAGACCCACCGAGTTGTCGGGCAGGTCCAGCGGGTCCGGCAGTGTGGCGACGATGTCGACGCCCTCGCCCGGGTACTGGTCCACGCCCAGGTAGCCCGGGGGCTTGCGGTGGGCCGCGCCGAGGTCGAGCGCGAGCAGCCCGCGGCGCTGGGTCCAGGCGAGGGCGTTGGCCTCGATGTACTTGTCGTACAGGGCGACCGTCTCGCGCTGGATGTGCGCGTTGATCTGCGGATCGCGCTGGGTGTTCGCGGCGTGGATCCGCTGGAGGTACAGGCAGCGGGGGATGTGGTGGAAGTCGCCGGCCTGGAAGAGCCGGCACATCAGGTCCTGGTCGTCCAGGACCGTACGCGTGGCGTCGTAGCCGCCCACCTTCTCGTAGACGTCCCTGCGGAACGCCCGCACGTGGTTGGGCGCGTACCAGATGTACGAGACGTTGTGCGGCGTCGGCTCCATCGACATGGCCTGGAGCAGCCGGTGGCCGTCGACGTCCACGTCCTCGTACTGCCAGCCGTGCGCCTCGTTGAAGCGGGTCTCGTCGCGCTCGCCGTCCTCGGTGATCTGCGCGGTGTTGCTGTAGACGAAGACGGCCTCGGGGTTCTCGTCGAACGCCGTGGCGAGTTCCGCCAGGCAGGACCTCGCGAGGAGGTCGTCGTGGTCGAGTTCCACGAGGATCTCACCGCGGGCCAGTTCGCAGGCCCGGCGCTTGGCCGCCCCGACGCCGCGGAGTTCGTCGCCGATCTCCACACGGACGCGCTCGTCGGGCTGCTCGGGCCGCCACCTGGCGCCGTTGTTGAGCAGGACGATCCACTCCCAGTCCGAACAGGTCTGCGCCTGAAGGGTCGCCAGGCACTCGTCGAGGAAACGGGGCCGGTGGCTGGGCGTGAAGACGGAGAACCTCGGTGTCGCAGTCGACGTCATCTGTTGGCACCTGCTTCGCTCGATGTCGGTGAGGGGCTTGCGGAGTCCTTGAACGGCTCCGGTACGAAGGGGTGCAGCGCGGGGTCGGCCGCCACGGCGCGACGGAACGCGTTCCTGGCCTCGTCGTCGCGGTCCTTCTTCGCCAGCACCTGTCCGAGGTGCAGATAGGCCGTGGAAGCCTTCGGGTCGGCGGCGACGGCGCGCTTCAGGAGCGTGATGGCGCGGTCGGGCTCGCTCGACTCGACCAGCACCGCCTCGTTGAAGAGGGCGGGAGTGAACTTCGGGTCGGTCTTCAGCGCCTTCTCGTAGGCGGCGCGGGCTTCGGTCTTCCTGCCGTCCCGCTGCGCGATGACGCCCAGGTTGTACCAGGCGAGCTTGTTGCCCGGATCCAGCTCCACCACGTCCCTGAAGGTGCCGGCGGCCCCGGTGTAGTCCTGGTACTTCGCCTGGAGGAGACCGGCGTGGAGAAGCGAGTTCGCCTTCACGATCCGCCGGGACTCCGGTGTGCCGCTCTCGGCGTCGGACGTTCCGTCCGGCCGGTCGAGCGCCGCCCAGGTGACCACTCCGGCGGCAACGGCCGCCGTCGCGACGAGCCCTGTCCACAATCGCCCACGTTTCACTTGGTCACATCCCGAGTTCGAACCGCCCTCAATGTCGCCAAAGTTACGAGGTGGCTGTTATGACATCCCACGCCCTGAGGGGCTTTGGGCGTACAGACCACCCGAACGTACGCATTCCGGAGGGCCGGCCGGCCAGTCGATGTTCCGTGAATCCGCTTTTACGGAGCGGTTGTTCAGTATTTCGTCGGCTAATAGACCGGCGCGGGGACGGCTGTCGCGCCGTGCTCCGGCCTACGGCTCCCGAGGGGTCAGATGGACGGTGAACCAGTCGCGGGCGAGGTCCGCGACCTCGTCCAGTGCGCCCGGCTCCTCGAAGAGGTGGGTCGCGCCGGGGACGACCTCCAGCCGGCACTCGCAGCGCAGCGCGGACCGGGCCTGACGGTTGAGGTCGAGGACGGTCGTGTCCCGGCCGCCGACGATCAGCAGCGTCGGGGCGCGCACCCCCGGCAGCCGGGAGCCGGCCAGGTCGGGGCGGCCGCCGCGGGAGACGACGGCACCGACCTCGGGGCCCGCGCCCGACGCCGCCCAGAGCGCGGCGGCGGCGCCGGTGGACGCACCGAAGTACCCGATCGGGACGGACACCCGGGTGCGCAGCCACTGGGTGGCGCCCGCGAGCCTGCGGGCGAGGATCTCGATGTCGAAGACGTTCGCCCGGTCGCCGGCCTCCGCCTCGGTGAGCAGGTCGAAGAGGAGGGTGCCGAGGCCCGCCTCGTTCAGGGCGGTCGCGACCGCGCGGTTGCGGGGGCTGTGGCGGCTGCTGCCGGAGCCGTGGGCGAACATCACGACCGCACCGGCGCCGTCCGGCACGGTCAGTTCACCAGCCAGCCGCACACCGCCCGCGTCGATCTCCGCCTCCTCGGGCTTCACCGGTGCAGGCTCCTCCGAGGCTGCCCGCTCCAGCAGGGCGACGACCTCGTCGTCCGGGGTCTGCGAGAAGTCCCTGTACCACTCCCCGACCGCCG from Streptomyces sp. FIT100 includes these protein-coding regions:
- a CDS encoding vitamin K epoxide reductase family protein, with amino-acid sequence MGTHGRTPARTLVRPPVRTPGGARVPRPAKAPDDAPSDSAGARPGLAWLMVVTGAAGLLASWVITIDKFALLEDPDFTPGCSLNPVVSCGSVMKSEQAAVFGFPNPMLGLVSYAVVVAVGAGLLAGARYGRLFWLGLNAGALFGVGFCTWLQFQSLYRINALCLWCSLAWVATVFLFCHVTRHTVEHRFLPAPEGLRRGLREFGWVAPVVWTGAIGMLVLTRWWDFWTS
- a CDS encoding phosphoribosyltransferase family protein, coding for MLFNDRVDAGQRLAEALGPLRAADPVVLGLPRGGVPVAFQVARALGAPLDVIVVRKLGVPYHRELGFGAIGEGGVRIISDDIVRRGHVSRKDVESVEQAEHAELARQAERFRAGRERVGIAGRTVIVVDDGVATGATAAAACEVVRAQGAARVVLAVPVAPPDAVAWLRTEADEVVCLSTPRAFSAVGEWYRDFSQTPDDEVVALLERAASEEPAPVKPEEAEIDAGGVRLAGELTVPDGAGAVVMFAHGSGSSRHSPRNRAVATALNEAGLGTLLFDLLTEAEAGDRANVFDIEILARRLAGATQWLRTRVSVPIGYFGASTGAAAALWAASGAGPEVGAVVSRGGRPDLAGSRLPGVRAPTLLIVGGRDTTVLDLNRQARSALRCECRLEVVPGATHLFEEPGALDEVADLARDWFTVHLTPREP
- the rfbA gene encoding glucose-1-phosphate thymidylyltransferase RfbA — its product is MRGILLAGGTGSRLWPLTRSVSKQLLPVFDKPMVYYPLSTLVMAGAREILIITTPEDQNQFRRLLGDGGQLGLRLEYVAQERPEGIAQAFLLGADFIGGESVALILGDNIFHGSGLGTRLAHHGDMKGGRVFAYQVANPSAYGVVEFDELGRALSIEEKPARPRSRYAVPGLYFYDDQVVDIARRLRPSARGELEITDLNRVYLESGDLHVTRLDRGTAWLDTGTFASMVQASEFVRVIEERQGFKIGCVEEAVWRAGLIDDDRLRELAQPLLKSGYGHYLLSLPDDSRYAVMPQRGSGARREELQRTGSGA
- a CDS encoding tetratricopeptide repeat protein; translation: MKRGRLWTGLVATAAVAAGVVTWAALDRPDGTSDAESGTPESRRIVKANSLLHAGLLQAKYQDYTGAAGTFRDVVELDPGNKLAWYNLGVIAQRDGRKTEARAAYEKALKTDPKFTPALFNEAVLVESSEPDRAITLLKRAVAADPKASTAYLHLGQVLAKKDRDDEARNAFRRAVAADPALHPFVPEPFKDSASPSPTSSEAGANR
- the rfbD gene encoding dTDP-4-dehydrorhamnose reductase — its product is MGTRWLVTGAGGMLGRDVLAELGAGPDDTVTGLGRDGLDITDPPAVHAAVAGHHLVVNCAAWTDVDGAERAETAATAVNGTGVRNLARACAGSGALLLHVSTDYVLPGDARQPYAESAPTGPVNAYGRGKLEGERAVAELLPRTGYTVRTAWLYGAHGRNFVTTMLDLATRRETLDVVADQHGQPTWSRALARQLAALGRAALAGRAPAGVYHGTAAGRTTWYGLARETFRLCGLDPERIRPVGTGKFPRPAARPEFGVLAHGGWTGTGVAPLPGWEEQLTEALDSPEFEARAAAARAAR
- the rfbB gene encoding dTDP-glucose 4,6-dehydratase translates to MRILVTGGAGFIGSEYVRRRLHADPAARITVLDTLTYSGVEANLAPVAGHPGYTFVRGDICDPDAVGQVMAGHDAVVHFAAESHVDRSIEGAGPFVRTNVLGTQVLLDAAVRHGVGRFLHVSTDEVYGSISEGSWTEEWPLAPNSPYAASKAGADLLALAYHRTHGLDVVVTRCTNNYGPYQFPEKVVPLFITNLIDGRTVPLYGDGRNIRDWLHVSDHCRAIDLVLNGGRAGEVYNVGGGTEVSNHKLTGLLLDAVGAGWDRVAYVADRKGHDLRYSLDDSKIREHLGYAPQVSFTDGLAATVAWYREQRSWWEPLRARAAL
- a CDS encoding glycosyltransferase, with product MTSTATPRFSVFTPSHRPRFLDECLATLQAQTCSDWEWIVLLNNGARWRPEQPDERVRVEIGDELRGVGAAKRRACELARGEILVELDHDDLLARSCLAELATAFDENPEAVFVYSNTAQITEDGERDETRFNEAHGWQYEDVDVDGHRLLQAMSMEPTPHNVSYIWYAPNHVRAFRRDVYEKVGGYDATRTVLDDQDLMCRLFQAGDFHHIPRCLYLQRIHAANTQRDPQINAHIQRETVALYDKYIEANALAWTQRRGLLALDLGAAHRKPPGYLGVDQYPGEGVDIVATLPDPLDLPDNSVGLMRAVDFLEHVPSKVPLINELYRLLAPGGMLLTMTPSADGRGAYQDPTHVAFYNENSFWYYTDNQYRTFVPEIEARFQNSRLVTYFPTDWHSKNNISYVVANLIAMKEGAARCGGALKV
- a CDS encoding dTDP-4-dehydrorhamnose 3,5-epimerase family protein is translated as MRPLGIEGAWVSEPPVFADDRGRFHEWFRSEAFRDATGHGLRLEQANCSRSVRGALRGIHFASVPPGQAKYVTCVGGAVLDVIVDIRTGSPTFGSWEAVRLDDRTHRSVYLSEGLGHAFMALDDHSTVVYLCSSGYAPQREFGIDPLDPALAISWPEGLVPELSEKDAAAPTLEEAESLGLLPSYQDCRAYRRSLRSGALIAQSGAIDVNGNADANETSRPLG
- a CDS encoding STAS domain-containing protein, whose amino-acid sequence is MYVDELVKTHPRRADGLCGGTAQWSEPVAISHCQTIERTLVIALRGVIDETSVYPVRLMLAVAVKSGYVGLVVDCAEVTDCGKELLDLLLSWKRNGRNLVLVSPSSSVRRQIAAEIAMHLFLCALSVRHAMDLVER